Proteins encoded together in one Stutzerimonas stutzeri window:
- a CDS encoding glycine cleavage system protein R: MSTPPLPREQFLVISALGANPMELTNVLCRAANENRCAVVSTRLTRHGQCSALVLEVGGSWDALARMETTLPGLAKKHAFTANVVRSEALESRPQALPYVAYVSAVFRPDILNELCQFFIDHRVELESLTCDTYQAPQTGGTMLNATLTVTLPAGTQISWLRDQFLDFADALNLDALIEPWRPQNP, from the coding sequence ATGTCCACCCCCCCTCTCCCCCGCGAACAATTTCTCGTCATCAGCGCCCTGGGCGCCAACCCGATGGAGCTGACCAATGTGCTCTGCCGCGCCGCCAACGAGAATCGCTGCGCGGTCGTCAGCACTCGCCTGACGCGTCATGGCCAGTGCAGCGCACTGGTTCTGGAAGTCGGTGGTAGCTGGGATGCTCTCGCCCGGATGGAAACCACGCTGCCGGGGCTCGCGAAGAAGCATGCGTTCACGGCCAATGTCGTTCGTAGCGAAGCGCTGGAAAGCCGCCCGCAGGCCTTGCCTTATGTGGCCTATGTGAGCGCAGTCTTCCGCCCCGATATCCTCAACGAGCTGTGCCAGTTCTTCATCGACCACCGCGTCGAACTGGAAAGCCTGACCTGCGACACCTACCAGGCCCCACAGACCGGCGGCACCATGCTCAACGCCACCCTGACCGTCACCCTGCCTGCAGGCACGCAGATCAGCTGGCTGCGCGATCAGTTTCTCGACTTTGCCGACGCGCTCAACCTCGATGCGCTGATCGAACCCTGGCGTCCGCAGAACCCTTGA
- the ybgF gene encoding tol-pal system protein YbgF, whose protein sequence is MRKYRHALTFTVLGLPLMAVAQVPVVDYEQGDASGGSGYSTAAPSGDGAYAGGGAAAPSSAQGMLFMQLQQMQEEIAQLRGMLEEQQNQIQRLQQEGLERYQDLDRRLSSGPAASSKASSNQSAPSREPAAAGGAGASAASSGQSQSASGDPAQEKLYYDAAFDLIKAKDFDKASQAFAAFLRKYPDSQYAGNAQYWLGEVNLAKGDLQGAGQAFARVSQAYPQHSKVPDSLYKLADVEIRMGNRDKAQGILRQVIAQYPNTSAAQLAQRQLNR, encoded by the coding sequence ATGCGCAAGTACCGCCACGCTCTGACTTTTACAGTGCTCGGCCTGCCGCTGATGGCGGTGGCTCAAGTGCCGGTTGTGGATTACGAACAGGGTGACGCCAGTGGCGGCTCCGGTTATTCCACGGCCGCGCCGAGTGGTGACGGTGCCTATGCCGGAGGTGGAGCTGCTGCTCCATCTTCGGCGCAGGGCATGCTCTTCATGCAGCTGCAGCAGATGCAGGAAGAGATCGCGCAATTGCGCGGCATGCTCGAGGAACAACAGAATCAGATCCAGCGCCTGCAACAAGAGGGGCTGGAACGTTATCAGGATCTTGATCGGCGCTTGTCCAGCGGGCCCGCGGCGTCCAGTAAGGCGTCCAGTAATCAGTCGGCGCCGTCGCGCGAACCGGCGGCTGCGGGCGGTGCCGGTGCATCCGCTGCCTCGTCCGGACAGTCGCAGAGCGCTTCGGGTGATCCGGCGCAAGAGAAGCTCTATTACGACGCCGCGTTCGACCTGATCAAGGCAAAGGACTTCGACAAGGCCAGCCAGGCTTTCGCTGCATTCCTGCGCAAGTATCCAGATAGTCAGTACGCTGGCAATGCGCAGTATTGGCTGGGTGAGGTCAATCTGGCCAAGGGCGATCTGCAGGGTGCGGGCCAGGCTTTTGCCCGCGTCAGTCAGGCTTATCCGCAGCACAGCAAGGTGCCGGACTCGCTTTACAAGCTGGCCGATGTCGAGATCCGCATGGGCAATCGCGATAAGGCCCAGGGGATCTTGCGCCAAGTCATCGCGCAGTACCCGAATACGTCCGCGGCGCAGTTGGCACAGCGCCAGCTCAATCGCTGA
- a CDS encoding acetyl-CoA hydrolase/transferase family protein, whose product MYSDRIRLSSLQNKVMSAQEAASLIRDGMTVGMSGFTRAGEAKAVPLALIDRAKDEKLQISLVTGASLGNDLDGKMASAGLLARRMPFQADPVLRKAINAGEVMFIDQHLSHTVEQMRNHQIKRPDVTIVEALCITEQGHIVPTTSVGNSANLAMFADQVIIELNLAHNLNLEGLHDIYFPGERPNRGPIPLTKVDDRLGSAAIPVDPAKIAAIVITNQPDSYSTVTPPDEETQAIANHLVEFFKSEVAAGRMAKNLGPMQVGIGNIANAVMCGLIDSPFEDLVMYSEVLQDCTFELIDAGKMTFASGCSITLSERCNDRVFGNLEKYKDKLVLRPQEISNHPELVRRLGIIGINTALEFDIYGNVNSTHVGGTKMMNGIGGSGDFARNAHLAIFVTKSIAKGGNISSVVPMVAHVDHTEHDVEILVTEQGLADLRGLAPRERARVIIDNCVHPSYRDALNKYFEDACKKGGQTPHLLGEAMQWHINLEERGHMLKGE is encoded by the coding sequence ATGTATTCTGATCGCATCCGCTTGTCCTCTCTGCAGAACAAGGTCATGAGCGCCCAAGAGGCTGCTTCCCTTATTCGCGACGGCATGACCGTTGGCATGAGCGGCTTCACCCGCGCGGGCGAAGCCAAGGCCGTACCCCTTGCGCTGATCGACCGTGCCAAGGACGAGAAGCTGCAGATCAGCCTGGTGACCGGTGCCAGCCTGGGTAACGATCTCGATGGCAAGATGGCTTCCGCCGGCCTGCTGGCCCGCCGCATGCCGTTCCAGGCCGACCCGGTACTGCGCAAGGCGATCAACGCAGGTGAGGTCATGTTCATCGACCAGCACCTGTCGCACACCGTGGAGCAGATGCGCAACCATCAGATCAAGCGTCCCGATGTCACCATCGTCGAGGCGCTGTGCATCACCGAACAGGGCCACATCGTGCCGACCACCTCCGTGGGCAACTCGGCCAACCTGGCCATGTTTGCCGACCAGGTGATCATCGAGCTGAACCTGGCGCACAACCTGAACCTTGAAGGCCTGCACGATATCTACTTCCCGGGCGAGCGTCCGAATCGTGGCCCGATCCCGCTGACCAAGGTCGATGACCGTCTCGGCAGCGCAGCTATTCCGGTCGATCCGGCCAAGATCGCTGCGATCGTGATCACCAATCAGCCTGACTCCTACTCCACCGTCACGCCGCCGGACGAAGAAACCCAGGCCATCGCCAACCACCTGGTCGAGTTCTTCAAGAGCGAAGTGGCTGCCGGTCGCATGGCCAAGAACCTCGGCCCGATGCAGGTCGGTATCGGCAACATCGCCAACGCCGTAATGTGTGGTCTGATCGACTCGCCGTTCGAAGACCTGGTGATGTATTCCGAAGTACTGCAGGACTGCACCTTCGAACTGATCGACGCCGGTAAGATGACCTTTGCTTCCGGTTGCTCCATCACGCTCTCCGAGCGTTGCAACGATCGCGTGTTCGGTAACCTGGAGAAGTACAAGGACAAGCTGGTGCTGCGTCCGCAGGAAATCTCCAACCATCCGGAGCTGGTGCGCCGTCTCGGCATCATCGGCATCAACACCGCGCTGGAGTTCGACATCTACGGTAACGTCAACTCCACCCACGTGGGCGGCACCAAGATGATGAATGGTATCGGTGGTTCGGGCGACTTCGCGCGTAACGCCCACCTGGCCATCTTCGTGACCAAGTCGATCGCCAAGGGTGGCAACATTTCCAGCGTCGTACCGATGGTTGCTCACGTCGACCACACCGAGCACGACGTGGAGATCCTGGTGACCGAGCAGGGCCTGGCAGACCTGCGTGGCCTGGCTCCGCGCGAACGTGCGCGCGTGATCATCGACAACTGCGTGCATCCGTCCTACCGCGATGCGCTGAACAAGTACTTCGAGGATGCCTGCAAGAAAGGCGGCCAGACCCCGCATCTGCTGGGTGAGGCCATGCAGTGGCACATCAACCTGGAAGAACGCGGTCACATGCTCAAGGGCGAGTGA
- a CDS encoding AI-2E family transporter: MIKVLRGWMQRYFSDEEAVVLAVLLFLAFAIVLTLGKMLAPVLAGLVLAFLMQGLVGAMERRRVPHLLAVWLVFLMFVGVLVVCTLFIVPLLWQQVLTLFNELPRMLVEWQSLLLLLPERYPQLVTEEQVLRGIDFMRGEIGRYGQLVLTSSLSSLPLLIGLMIYLVLVPILVFFFLKDREQISNWIKDYLPRERGLITQVSQEMNLQIANYIRGKAIEILICAVVSYAVFAALGLNYAALMAMLVGVSVVVPYIGATVVTIPIALIGIFQWGLGDQFFYLMVAYAIIQTLDGNVLVPLLFSEAVNLHPVAIICAVLLFGGLWGFWGVFFAIPLATLFKAVLYAWPREPATVVVEPGE; this comes from the coding sequence ATGATCAAGGTATTACGCGGTTGGATGCAGCGTTACTTCTCCGACGAGGAGGCGGTTGTTCTCGCTGTTCTGCTGTTCCTTGCATTCGCGATCGTCCTGACACTTGGCAAGATGCTGGCGCCGGTGCTGGCCGGACTGGTGCTGGCGTTCCTGATGCAAGGGCTGGTGGGTGCCATGGAGCGTCGGCGGGTGCCGCACCTGCTTGCGGTCTGGCTGGTATTTCTGATGTTCGTCGGGGTGCTGGTGGTGTGCACGCTGTTCATCGTGCCGCTGCTCTGGCAACAGGTGCTGACGCTATTCAACGAGCTGCCGCGCATGCTGGTGGAGTGGCAGTCGCTGCTGCTGTTGCTGCCGGAGCGTTATCCGCAACTGGTGACCGAGGAGCAGGTGCTGCGCGGCATCGATTTCATGCGTGGCGAGATCGGCCGCTACGGCCAGCTGGTGCTGACGTCTTCACTGTCGAGTCTGCCGCTGCTGATCGGGCTGATGATCTATCTGGTGCTGGTGCCGATTCTGGTGTTCTTCTTTCTGAAGGATCGCGAGCAGATCAGCAACTGGATCAAGGACTACCTGCCACGCGAGCGCGGCCTGATCACTCAGGTCTCTCAGGAGATGAACCTGCAGATCGCCAACTACATTCGGGGCAAGGCGATCGAGATCCTGATCTGCGCCGTGGTCTCGTACGCCGTCTTTGCCGCGCTGGGGCTCAATTACGCGGCACTGATGGCGATGCTCGTGGGCGTCTCCGTCGTGGTGCCCTACATCGGGGCTACCGTGGTCACCATTCCCATAGCGCTGATCGGGATATTCCAGTGGGGTCTGGGCGACCAGTTCTTCTACCTGATGGTGGCCTACGCCATTATCCAGACTCTGGATGGCAACGTCCTGGTGCCGTTGCTGTTCTCCGAGGCGGTGAATCTGCACCCGGTGGCGATCATCTGCGCGGTGCTACTGTTCGGTGGGCTGTGGGGGTTCTGGGGGGTGTTCTTCGCCATCCCCTTGGCGACCCTGTTCAAGGCCGTGTTGTATGCCTGGCCGAGGGAGCCGGCGACCGTGGTGGTCGAGCCTGGCGAATGA
- the nadA gene encoding quinolinate synthase NadA, producing the protein MTQIPERILVQAHLAAKQPQPLTPEQEAKLRSEIAAELKRQDAVLVAHYYTDPVIQALAEETGGCVSDSLEMARFGNEHPAQTVVVAGVKFMGETAKILNPEKRVLMPTLEATCSLDLGCPVDEFSAFCDQHPERTVVVYANTSAAVKARADWVVTSSCALEIVESLMDNGEKIIWAPDKHLGNYVQRETGADILLWDGACIVHEEFKAKQLADMKALYPDAAILVHPESPQAVVELADAVGSTSQLIKAAQTLPQQTLIVATDRGIFYKMQQLCPEKTFIEAPTAGQGATCRSCAHCPWMAMNTLERTLECLGTGSNEIFVDPALIPRAVKPLKRMLDFTQAARLKQAGNA; encoded by the coding sequence ATGACGCAGATACCCGAACGCATCCTTGTGCAGGCACACCTGGCGGCGAAGCAGCCCCAGCCGCTGACGCCTGAGCAGGAGGCAAAGTTGCGCAGCGAGATCGCTGCCGAGTTGAAGCGCCAGGATGCGGTGCTGGTGGCGCACTACTACACCGATCCGGTGATCCAGGCGCTGGCCGAAGAGACTGGCGGCTGCGTTTCCGATTCGCTGGAAATGGCACGTTTCGGCAACGAACACCCCGCGCAAACGGTCGTGGTGGCTGGCGTCAAGTTCATGGGGGAAACGGCGAAGATCCTCAATCCGGAAAAGCGCGTGCTGATGCCGACGCTGGAGGCAACCTGTTCGCTTGATCTCGGCTGTCCAGTGGATGAGTTCTCGGCGTTTTGCGACCAGCATCCCGAGCGCACCGTGGTGGTCTATGCCAATACCTCGGCAGCGGTGAAGGCACGTGCCGACTGGGTGGTGACATCCAGTTGCGCGCTGGAGATCGTCGAGAGCCTGATGGATAACGGCGAGAAGATCATCTGGGCACCGGACAAGCATCTGGGCAATTACGTGCAGCGCGAAACCGGTGCGGACATCCTGCTGTGGGATGGCGCCTGCATCGTGCACGAGGAGTTCAAGGCCAAGCAGCTGGCGGACATGAAGGCGTTGTATCCGGATGCGGCAATTCTGGTTCATCCCGAATCACCGCAGGCGGTTGTCGAGCTGGCCGATGCAGTGGGTTCGACCAGTCAGCTGATCAAGGCCGCGCAGACGCTGCCGCAGCAGACCCTTATCGTGGCGACCGACCGCGGAATCTTCTACAAGATGCAGCAGCTGTGTCCGGAGAAGACCTTCATCGAAGCGCCGACGGCGGGGCAGGGCGCGACCTGTCGTAGCTGTGCGCATTGCCCGTGGATGGCGATGAACACGCTCGAGCGCACCCTGGAATGCCTGGGCACCGGAAGCAATGAGATTTTCGTCGACCCGGCGCTGATTCCGCGGGCTGTGAAGCCGCTGAAGCGAATGCTCGATTTCACCCAGGCGGCACGCTTGAAGCAGGCCGGTAACGCCTGA
- a CDS encoding sulfurtransferase TusA family protein: MSEGRPLSPACDAELDAVGLDCPMPLLKAKLELNRLPSGAVLKVVASDPGSQRDFRSFAKLAGHALLHEEVEDGLYRYWLRKA, from the coding sequence ATGAGTGAAGGTCGACCACTATCGCCCGCGTGCGATGCCGAGCTGGACGCCGTCGGCCTCGACTGCCCGATGCCGCTGCTCAAGGCCAAGCTGGAATTGAATCGCCTGCCCAGCGGGGCGGTACTCAAGGTTGTCGCCAGCGATCCTGGCTCGCAACGGGATTTTCGCAGTTTCGCCAAGCTGGCCGGCCATGCGCTTCTACATGAAGAGGTCGAGGATGGTCTTTATCGTTACTGGCTGCGCAAGGCCTGA
- a CDS encoding peroxiredoxin: MAVAIDQPIPPFQAQATSGQSIDLASLAGKQVVLYFYPKDNTPGCTTEGQGFRDLHQAFLAANTLVFGVSRDSLKTHENFRAKQGFPFELISDKDEQLCQLFDVIKLKKLYGKEYLGVDRSTFLIDRDGVLRQEWRGVKVPGHVEAVLQAAQALNHA; this comes from the coding sequence ATGGCAGTCGCAATCGACCAACCGATTCCACCCTTCCAGGCCCAGGCTACCAGCGGCCAGTCGATCGACCTCGCGTCGCTGGCCGGCAAGCAGGTCGTGCTGTATTTCTATCCGAAGGACAACACACCGGGCTGTACGACCGAAGGTCAGGGTTTTCGTGATCTCCATCAGGCGTTTCTCGCGGCCAACACCCTGGTCTTTGGCGTCTCGCGCGACAGCCTGAAAACCCACGAGAACTTTCGCGCCAAGCAGGGCTTTCCCTTCGAGCTGATCAGCGACAAGGACGAGCAGCTCTGCCAGCTGTTCGATGTGATCAAGCTGAAAAAACTCTACGGCAAGGAGTATCTCGGCGTGGACCGCAGCACCTTTCTCATCGACCGCGACGGCGTACTGCGTCAGGAATGGCGCGGCGTGAAGGTGCCCGGCCATGTCGAGGCCGTGCTCCAGGCCGCCCAGGCACTGAACCACGCGTAG
- the tolB gene encoding Tol-Pal system beta propeller repeat protein TolB, translating to MINSLRGLLVLLCCLAGIAVAQEKNIVVTSGADRAIPIAVVPFGWQGGTVLPEDMAEIIGNDMRNTGIFQPIPRQNMISMPTRGSEIIYRDWKALGAQYVMVGNIEPAGGRLQARYEVFNVTTEQQVMSGTVGGSPDQLRDMAHHAADQSFEKLTGIKGAFSTRLLYVTAERMGGANTRYTLQRSDYDGARAVTLLQSREPILSPRYSPDGRRIAYVSFEQKRPRIFVQHIDTGRREQITNFEGLNGAPAFSPDGNRLAFVLSKDGNPEIYVMDLGSRQLQRLTNHYAIDTEPFWGADGQTIYYTSDRAGKPQVYKQRLGSNSAERVTFVGNYNANPKLSADEKTLVMIHRQDGYTNFKVAAQDLQRGNLRILSDTSLDESPTVAPNGTMLIYATRQQGRGVLMLVSINGRVRLPLPTAQGEVREPSWSPYLN from the coding sequence GTGATCAACTCCCTTCGAGGTCTACTTGTCCTGCTCTGCTGCCTGGCAGGCATTGCAGTGGCGCAGGAGAAAAACATCGTCGTTACCAGCGGCGCCGATCGCGCCATCCCCATTGCCGTCGTCCCGTTCGGCTGGCAGGGCGGTACCGTACTTCCAGAGGACATGGCGGAGATCATCGGTAATGACATGCGCAATACCGGCATCTTCCAGCCGATTCCACGGCAGAACATGATCAGCATGCCGACCCGTGGCAGCGAGATCATCTATCGCGACTGGAAAGCGCTGGGTGCGCAGTATGTGATGGTGGGTAACATCGAACCCGCTGGCGGCCGGCTGCAAGCGCGCTACGAAGTGTTCAACGTGACCACCGAGCAGCAGGTGATGAGCGGCACTGTCGGCGGTTCGCCGGACCAGCTGCGCGATATGGCGCACCATGCGGCGGATCAGTCGTTCGAGAAGCTGACAGGCATCAAGGGCGCGTTCTCCACTCGTCTGCTGTATGTCACGGCCGAGCGGATGGGGGGCGCCAATACCCGCTACACGCTGCAGCGTTCGGACTATGACGGTGCGCGGGCGGTAACCCTGTTGCAATCGCGCGAGCCGATCCTCTCGCCGCGTTACTCGCCCGATGGCCGCCGTATAGCCTATGTCTCGTTCGAGCAGAAGCGTCCGCGCATCTTCGTGCAGCACATCGACACCGGCCGCCGTGAGCAGATCACCAATTTCGAAGGGCTGAATGGTGCCCCGGCATTTTCTCCGGACGGCAATCGACTGGCGTTCGTGCTGTCCAAGGACGGCAACCCGGAGATCTATGTAATGGATCTCGGTTCGCGTCAGCTGCAGCGCCTGACCAACCACTACGCCATCGATACCGAACCCTTCTGGGGCGCTGATGGTCAGACCATTTATTACACGTCCGACCGGGCAGGCAAGCCGCAGGTCTACAAGCAGCGTCTGGGTAGCAACTCGGCCGAGCGCGTAACCTTCGTCGGCAACTACAACGCCAACCCGAAACTCTCGGCTGACGAGAAGACGCTGGTCATGATTCACCGTCAGGATGGCTACACCAACTTCAAGGTTGCCGCCCAGGATCTGCAGCGCGGCAACCTGCGGATACTTTCGGATACCAGTCTGGATGAGTCTCCCACTGTTGCGCCTAATGGCACCATGCTAATCTACGCCACCCGCCAGCAGGGCCGGGGAGTCTTGATGCTCGTGTCCATCAACGGACGCGTTAGGCTCCCGCTTCCAACAGCTCAAGGCGAAGTCCGAGAGCCGTCCTGGTCCCCTTACCTGAACTGA
- the queE gene encoding 7-carboxy-7-deazaguanine synthase QueE — MTLRITEIFYSLQGETRTSGLPTVFVRLTGCPLRCQYCDTAYAFSGGELITLDAILERVAAYNPRYVCVTGGEPLAQPNCVPLLQRLCDAGYEVSLETSGALDISPVDERVSRVVDLKTPGSAEVGRNRYENIVHLTRNDQVKFVICSREDYDWAVSKLIEYGLDRRAGEVLFSPSHGQVDVRALADWIVADNLPVRLQLQLHKIIWNDAPGH, encoded by the coding sequence ATGACCCTGCGAATTACCGAGATCTTCTACTCGCTGCAGGGGGAGACGCGCACCAGTGGATTGCCCACGGTGTTCGTTCGCCTCACCGGCTGTCCCCTGCGCTGTCAGTACTGCGATACCGCCTATGCGTTCAGCGGCGGAGAGCTCATAACCCTCGATGCCATCCTGGAGCGTGTCGCTGCCTACAATCCGCGTTACGTCTGCGTGACAGGTGGCGAGCCGCTGGCTCAGCCCAATTGCGTGCCGCTGCTGCAGCGACTTTGCGATGCGGGGTACGAGGTTTCACTGGAAACCAGCGGCGCGCTCGACATTTCCCCGGTGGATGAGCGCGTCAGTCGGGTGGTGGACCTGAAAACCCCAGGCTCGGCGGAAGTCGGACGCAACCGCTATGAGAACATCGTCCATCTCACCCGCAACGATCAGGTGAAGTTCGTCATCTGCTCCCGGGAGGACTACGACTGGGCCGTGTCCAAGTTGATCGAGTACGGGCTGGACCGGCGGGCCGGCGAGGTCCTGTTCTCCCCCAGCCATGGTCAGGTCGATGTCCGCGCGCTGGCGGACTGGATCGTCGCGGACAACCTGCCGGTACGGTTGCAGCTCCAGCTGCACAAGATCATCTGGAACGATGCGCCTGGCCATTGA
- the pal gene encoding peptidoglycan-associated lipoprotein Pal, with the protein MEMLKFGKFTALALAMAVAVGCSSKGGDDSGEGSGAIDPNAGYGADSGAIDGSMSEEAALRAITTFYFEYDSSDLKPEAMRALDVHAKDLKGNGARVVLEGHTDERGTREYNMALGERRSKAVQRYLVLQGVSPAQLELVSYGEERPVAMGNDEQSWAQNRRVELRK; encoded by the coding sequence ATGGAAATGCTGAAATTCGGTAAGTTCACCGCTCTGGCTCTGGCCATGGCTGTTGCTGTCGGTTGTTCGTCCAAAGGCGGCGACGATTCGGGCGAAGGTTCGGGCGCGATCGATCCGAATGCCGGTTACGGTGCTGATTCGGGTGCCATCGACGGCAGCATGAGCGAAGAAGCCGCTCTGCGCGCCATCACCACCTTCTACTTCGAGTACGACAGCTCCGACCTGAAGCCGGAAGCCATGCGCGCTCTGGACGTTCACGCCAAGGACCTGAAAGGCAACGGCGCTCGCGTCGTTCTGGAAGGCCACACCGACGAGCGTGGTACCCGTGAGTACAACATGGCTCTGGGCGAGCGTCGTTCCAAGGCCGTTCAGCGCTACCTGGTTCTGCAGGGCGTTTCCCCGGCTCAGCTGGAACTGGTTTCCTACGGCGAAGAGCGTCCGGTTGCCATGGGCAACGACGAGCAGTCCTGGGCTCAGAACCGTCGCGTCGAACTGCGTAAGTAA
- a CDS encoding M48 family metalloprotease translates to MKLLRPALLTLTCLLVQPTLANDLPSLGDASSGIVSPEQEHVLGRAWLSLLRGQVKQLSDPQLKDYVENSVYRLAETSQLQDRRLEFVLLDSPQLNAFAAPGGIIGVNGGLFIHAQTEAEYASVMAHELAHLSQRHFARGLEAQQRMQLPMMAAMLAGVVAAAAGAGDAGIAAIVSTQAAAIQAQRRFSRQNEQEADRIGIVNLERAGYDPRAMPSMLGRLMRQYRYDQKPPEFLLTHPVSESRIADTTNRAEQYAQGGTQDSLRYQLMRARTQLKFESTPGVGAKRFRAMLDENPEMDAARYGLALAQMKAGQLADAASSLEPLLAKAPDDLTYNLAQVELDITANRLQQAQTRLQRLLQLYPGNYPVRQMHIDLLMERGETQQAERELDKLAEQRRRDPDIWYQVAEVRGLSGNIVGLHQARAEYFALVGDYDQGIEQLNLAKRRASNFQISARIDARQKQLIEEKRMVEDMLR, encoded by the coding sequence ATGAAACTGCTGCGCCCCGCCCTGCTCACGCTCACCTGCCTGCTTGTGCAACCGACATTGGCTAACGACCTGCCTTCGCTCGGCGACGCCAGCTCGGGCATCGTGTCGCCGGAACAGGAACATGTGCTCGGGCGCGCCTGGCTGAGCCTGCTGCGGGGGCAGGTGAAGCAGCTTTCCGACCCCCAGCTCAAGGACTACGTCGAGAACAGCGTGTACCGCCTGGCCGAAACCAGCCAGCTACAGGATCGACGTCTGGAATTCGTCCTGCTCGACAGCCCGCAGCTAAACGCCTTTGCCGCACCCGGTGGCATCATCGGGGTCAATGGTGGCCTGTTCATTCATGCGCAGACCGAAGCCGAGTACGCTTCGGTGATGGCGCACGAACTGGCTCACCTCTCACAGCGACACTTCGCTCGCGGCCTCGAAGCCCAGCAGCGCATGCAGCTGCCGATGATGGCCGCCATGCTCGCCGGCGTCGTGGCAGCCGCAGCCGGGGCCGGCGATGCGGGCATCGCCGCCATCGTTTCCACCCAGGCCGCAGCCATCCAGGCCCAGCGTCGCTTCTCCCGGCAGAACGAGCAGGAGGCCGACCGTATCGGCATCGTCAACCTCGAACGCGCCGGTTATGACCCACGCGCCATGCCATCGATGTTAGGCCGGCTGATGCGGCAGTACCGCTATGACCAGAAGCCACCGGAGTTCCTTCTGACCCACCCGGTCAGCGAATCGCGCATCGCAGACACCACAAACCGAGCCGAGCAATATGCGCAGGGCGGCACTCAGGACAGCCTGCGCTACCAGTTGATGCGGGCGCGTACCCAACTCAAGTTCGAAAGCACACCCGGCGTCGGAGCCAAGCGTTTCCGCGCAATGCTCGATGAGAACCCCGAGATGGACGCCGCCCGTTACGGACTGGCGCTGGCGCAGATGAAAGCCGGGCAGCTCGCCGATGCGGCCAGCAGCCTGGAGCCGCTGCTGGCCAAGGCTCCGGATGACCTCACCTACAATCTGGCACAGGTCGAGCTCGACATAACAGCCAATCGCCTGCAGCAGGCGCAGACCCGACTACAGCGCCTGCTGCAGCTGTATCCGGGTAACTACCCGGTGCGCCAGATGCATATCGACCTGTTGATGGAGCGGGGCGAGACCCAACAAGCCGAACGCGAGCTGGACAAACTCGCCGAGCAGCGCCGGCGGGACCCGGACATCTGGTACCAGGTCGCAGAGGTCCGGGGCCTTAGCGGAAACATTGTCGGCCTGCATCAGGCGCGCGCCGAATACTTTGCGCTGGTCGGCGACTACGATCAGGGCATCGAGCAGCTCAACCTGGCCAAGCGCCGCGCCAGCAACTTCCAGATTTCCGCGCGAATCGACGCCAGGCAGAAGCAGCTGATCGAAGAGAAGCGCATGGTCGAGGACATGCTGCGTTGA
- the queC gene encoding 7-cyano-7-deazaguanine synthase QueC, with the protein MNEKKAVILLSGGLDSATVVAMARAQGYACYTMSFDYGQRHRAELQAAERVAKQLGVVEHKVIGLNLNGIGGSALTDASIDVPEAPGEGIPVTYVPARNTVFLSLALGWAEVLGARDIFIGVNAVDYSGYPDCRPEFVAAFERMANLATKAGVEGQGFRIQAPLQNLSKAQIVREGSRLGVDYAMTVSCYQADDDGRACGKCDSCRLRSAGFAEAGLADPTRYF; encoded by the coding sequence ATGAACGAGAAGAAAGCAGTCATCCTGCTCTCCGGTGGGCTTGATTCGGCGACCGTCGTGGCCATGGCGCGCGCCCAGGGCTATGCCTGCTACACCATGAGTTTCGATTACGGCCAGCGTCATCGGGCGGAGCTGCAGGCCGCCGAACGGGTCGCGAAGCAGCTGGGGGTCGTCGAGCACAAGGTCATCGGACTGAACCTTAACGGCATCGGCGGCTCGGCATTGACCGACGCCAGCATCGATGTGCCGGAGGCGCCCGGTGAGGGAATTCCCGTGACCTACGTACCGGCGCGCAATACCGTCTTCCTGTCGCTGGCGCTTGGCTGGGCCGAAGTGCTGGGGGCTCGCGACATCTTCATTGGCGTCAATGCGGTGGACTATTCCGGTTACCCCGATTGCCGGCCGGAGTTCGTCGCGGCCTTCGAGCGGATGGCCAATCTTGCCACCAAGGCCGGGGTCGAAGGGCAGGGGTTCCGCATTCAGGCGCCGCTGCAGAACCTCAGCAAGGCGCAAATCGTCCGGGAGGGAAGTCGACTGGGCGTCGATTATGCGATGACGGTTTCGTGCTATCAGGCGGATGACGACGGTCGCGCCTGTGGCAAGTGCGACAGCTGCAGATTGCGTTCGGCTGGTTTTGCCGAGGCTGGCCTGGCCGACCCGACACGCTATTTCTGA